One window of Bos indicus isolate NIAB-ARS_2022 breed Sahiwal x Tharparkar chromosome 18, NIAB-ARS_B.indTharparkar_mat_pri_1.0, whole genome shotgun sequence genomic DNA carries:
- the LOC109571919 gene encoding Friend virus susceptibility protein 1, with protein sequence MAGRGDRYYTYTELLAIARRFRQNPNELMISWILRVYDQGGQALSLNSGELALLGDLTGDAVFNYRCKALRGDCKTLLAWLLLAWRQRWESFLHFEATELPFRPWTTMEEGIQLVRELGMLDWIYREPPLPEPARLAPEDLPFTQGLQRRLLTAAPSELRLSLVSLLVKGMTVLEAVMEIQTIADVGLLWRQSQPGRAKLMLGPNPTRKDLMGWLLSHGVPKERVDKQPTKVLLELYIKEAKRSRGHAPYGLGEEQPPPPPYSDQACGEEPPVRHD encoded by the coding sequence ATGGCGGGGAGGGGCGACCGCTACTACACGTACACCGAGCTCCTGGCCATCGCGCGGCGCTTCCGGCAGAACCCCAACGAGCTCATGATCAGCTGGATCCTGCGGGTGTATGACCAGGGTGGCCAGGCCCTGTCCCTGAATTCCGGGGAGCTGGCCCTGCTGGGCGACCTGACCGGCGACGCCGTCTTCAACTACCGCTGCAAGGCCCTGCGGGGCGACTGCAAGACGCTGCTGGCCTGGCTGCTGCTGGCCTGGCGCCAGCGCTGGGAGTCCTTCCTGCACTTCGAGGCCACCGAGCTGCCCTTCCGTCCCTGGACCACCATGGAGGAGGGCATCCAGCTGGTACGCGAGCTGGGCATGCTCGACTGGATCTACCGTGAGCCGCCGCTCCCCGAGCCCGCCCGGCTGGCGCCGGAGGACCTGCCCTTCACGCAGGGCCTGCAGCGGCGCCTGCTGACAGCCGCGCCCTCCGAGCTGCGGCTCTCGCTGGTCAGCCTGCTGGTCAAGGGCATGACGGTGCTGGAGGCAGTGATGGAGATCCAGACCATCGCCGACGTGGGCCTGCTCTGGCGCCAGAGCCAGCCGGGCCGCGCCAAGCTCATGCTGGGGCCAAACCCCACGCGCAAGGACCTCATGGGCTGGCTGCTGAGCCACGGCGTGCCCAAGGAACGCGTGGACAAGCAGCCCACCAAGGTCCTCCTGGAGCTGTACATCAAAGAGGCGAAGCGCAGCCGCGGCCACGCCCCCTACGGGCTAGGGGAGGAGCAGCCCCCGCCTCCCCCGTACTCCGACCAGGCATGTGGGGAGGAGCCACCGGTGCGCCACGACTAG